Genomic DNA from Veillonella criceti:
TTTGGCAATGTCATCAGTTTGATCTTCTTGCCCCATCCAGTACATAAGTGGTGTACCTAATGTCATTTTTTTGAAGTTATGTTTGTACTGATTGTAAACGCCCGTCTTATAATTGTATTCAATACCAGGGATTACATCTAATGTTGTGAGCGCTACACGGGTATACCCTTCGGCTTTTAATTGATCAAGAGCTTCTTCAGGGGTTGGGTAAGTGATACCTTCTTTAGCTTTGATGCGATCAATAATGATGTGAGAAGTGAACGCAGTGACTACTTTTACACCAGGATGTTGTGCTTTAATTTCATTAACAGCGGCGTCAATAGTTTTTGCACGAGTGTCTTTAAAAGTAGTACCGAAGCTCATAACTACGATAGCATCTTTATTAGGGGCTTTGGCAAGTTCGGCATTGTCTGTATTGTAGGTGCGAACACCAATTTCAGTAGCTTCTAATAATGCTGGTGTGGCGGTTTTAACTTCGTCACTTAATTGGTAAGCGGCATTTACTTGTGTGCCAAGGAAACCGAAACCGGTTAGTGCGGCCACTGCTAATGTAGTAGCTAAGGTTTTTTTGAAAAATTGTTTACTCATTTCATTCACTCCTCGTGATAAAAAATAGAAAAAGAATAATAGATAATAAATACAAAAATAACCTCCACTTGTAGGGGAGGTTGTAAAGATACACTAGAACATTCAATTAACCTCGCCATCGCTCGTGGGGTATAGGTTATCCAACAAGGCAGGTCTTCTGGCTCAAGTTCTTCACAGCAATCACCTTCCCAGAATTACTCCAGTGGTATACTGATTGTGCTCCCTCTTACAGCGGCGGGACCGCGGCAGCTTTTACTGCTCTTTCCTATTAAGTCATACACCTTGCAGGTTGTATTTATTTTGATATCATCATAGCAAAATAGATGTCCACTGTCAATGCAATACGGGGTAGGGTATGAGTATAAGTAGGCTGATTTACAGGGCGAATGAGCAGCGTAGGTGAGGCTGGGCTAGAAGGCATATGACAGGAGGGATTGGCCGCTATATAGTCGTTGGGATTGCCAACTATGTGGTAATGAGGAATACTAGGTGAGAGATATGATAATTTGTTATTTGTCTATTTGTGAATGCTTTTGACATAGGCAAAGTGAAGAAAGTTTGGTACTATGAAGAAGTAGGTATTTAAAGTATATAAATAAAGGAGGTCCAAGTATGGATCAATTTATGAATGGTGCAGGGCCTAATGAAGTATCTAGCTCTGTGTACGAAGTAACATTTACCCCAGTATTAGAACGTCCTGAATATCAAGGGGAACCGATTCACTCTAAACTATTAGCTTTAAAAGAGGCTATGGGGGAAGAGGACTTTAATGAATATATTAATAGTTTATTACGCATAACGTATAATGGACGACAGTTATGGTTGATTACGAAAAGTGAACGAAAACGAACTTTGATTGAAGGTAAATATTTGAAACTTATTGCTGAGATTTTTGAAGTAGTTGCACCTAGAGTCTTCTCTCAACCATAATAGGTATCAATTAACTATGTAAAATTTTTATTGTGAATTGTATTTTTGGTATACTTACTGAATAAAAATGTATAAAAATTCTCAATTATTTGACTTGATATTTTTATGTTACTATTTTAACTAGGACCGTAGTTAGTATAGTATGTATGGAAGATATTGATAAAATACTTGTTGAATTATAGAATATATTAAAGTTATGAGATGGTTAAAAACTTCTGTAAATCGATAAAAATAGAACTAGAACGATAGAATTAGATTTATTAAATGAAAATGATATTAAATAGATAAATTCTCATTGATAGTCATTGATAAAAATAGAAATGAGAAAAATTCTCATTGACTAAATTTTAAATCTAACGTATCATTATACCAACAAACAAAGTGTGACATGTATTTCGAATATTTTAGATTTTATAAAATATGACAGAATTCAGTCTGATTTAGAGTAGTCATCATTTCGATGGTGTATAGGTATTCTTGATATCGGAGGATGTATAAATGAGTACAAAGGGTATTGTTTTAGCCACATTTGGATCGATTTATGGTGAGGCTGTAGAAAAGTCTGTAGGCATTATGGAAGCCAAAATTAGAAAATCATATCCTGATGCTGTGATTCGTCGAGTTTTTTTAGCCGATGCATTAATAGAAAAGTGGAATGAAAAGTATGAAGTGCCAGTGCAGTCTTTGGAAGGGGTTTTGGCGGAGTTTAAGGACACAGGAGTACGGGATGTCTTTGTATTACCTTTCGCCTTAGTCGCTGATCAGTGTTATCAGAAGATGCGCAAAGCTATTTCTGCTTTTACATATACCTGTGAGCGCCATGCAATGCGGATTCATGTAGGTAAACCATTACTTAGCTCATTAGGGGTTAAGAATTATGCTGATGATTATGTGGCCACCATTGATGCTATCATGAAACATGTAAATATTCGGGCACTTAATAAATCCATTTTGTTAATGGCGAATGGACAAAATCAATTGGAATTTAGTGCGTTACAATTAAAATGTTTGTACGGTAATGGTCAAAATGTGGCAGTATTTACCTCCAATGGTTTTCCTAATTTTAAACAAGCGTTGACGCTCTTAGAACGATTGGATCATAAAGACGTATTAGTCGTTCCACTGGCATTAATCGGGTCCGAACATTTAATGGATTTTCTCGGTGGTGATCGATCTGACTCAGTGGCTACATTATTAACAGATGAAGGTTATGGCGTTACCATTTGGAATGAAGGTTTAGGGGAGAATCCGTTTATTCAGGATTTATTCTTAAAGCATTTGGCTCAATCCATTCGTATGATTGAACGCAAACAACAGGCTTACCAGCAGAATCAAGGTGCTACGCGCGAGGTTGTGCGGGGGGAGTCTGTAAACCGTGAGTCTATGGCAGTGTAAGCGGTTTAAGTCGTATAAGTATTTTATCTATTATAAAATAATAAAAACGGTCCTCTAGTGAGGGCCGTTTTCGTCACATAGGAGGGTGTATGAAACAAGCTATTTTAGTAGTAGCCTTTGGCACGACGGTAGCGTCTGCACGGCAAAACCAAATTAATCCTGTAGTAGAGTTTATTAAAACGAAATACAAGGATTTAGACGTGCGTTTAGCGTTTACATCACGTATTATAGTGAAACGTTTACGGGAACGTGGTGAAATGATTGATACTGAGCAGAGCGCTATAGAGGCCCTTATTGAAGAAGGGTATGAATCTATTATTGTACAGCCACTGCATCTAATTGGTGGCGAAGAATTTGATAAACTTAAACAAAATATTTTAGCTTATCAAGGGCAAGGCTCTTTGCAACATATTGCCATTGGGCGACCTTTATTGTATTTCTTAGGACAGGAAGAACGGCCTGATGATTATGAAGCGTTAATTGAAACGTTTATTAAGACATTACCAATTCCCAAAGAAGAAGGCTTAGTGTTAGTAGGACATGGTGGTATGAGTGTGGGCAATGCATCTTATAGTGCATTGCAACTCAAACTATTGCGCAAAGGGTATCATCATGTACGGATTACTACTTTAGAATGTTTTCCTGAATTAGATGATGTGATAATTCCTTGGGAATGGTTAGATGGTAAGCGACCAGGGCGCATTCATATCCATCCTTTATTATTGGTGGCCGGTGATCATGCGTTGCATGACATTTTTGGTGATGATGAGGAGAGTGTGCAGTCAACCATAGAATCAGCAGGCTATGAAGTGGTGCGTCACATGAAAGGTCTTGGTGAATATCGCGCTATTCAGCAATTGTATTGTGATCACTTATCAGATGCTATAGCTGGCCGATATGAAGGTCGTGTTTCACATCGACCTTCCATTCCTAATATTAAGTAAGTCTGAGTTACAAAGGTTGCTTAATTGGTTGTGCGTCATGATTTGGCTATGATATAAAATCATGACGCACATTAGAATTAATGCTTGCCCAATGGCAGGCTTACCGCATACAATAGTAAGGTATGTATTTCGTATAAAAAAGTAGATAAACAGATAAGGAGAGTAACCATGAAAGGTAAATTGTATGGCATTGGTGTAGGTCCTGGAGATCCAGAATTAATGACTGTGAAAGCAGCTCGTATTGTAGGGGAAGCAGATATTATTATTACCCCTAAGACTGAAAAGAAGGATGGGTCGGTAGCACTTAATATTGCTAAACCATATATTCAGGATCACACTGAAATTGTGCCAGTAGTATTTCCTATGGTACTTGATGATAATGCGCAAGCCGCAGGTTGGGAAGAAGCTCGTAAAGTCATTTTAGGTTACTTAGAAGCAGGTAAGAATGTAGTGTTCTTGACATTAGGTGACCCTATGTTCTACAGCACATATATGTATGTATATCGCTTGATTGAAAATACGGGCTTTGAAATTGAAACAATTCCTGGTGTGACCGCATTCTGTGCTATTGGATCTCATTTAGGCTATCCGATTGTAGAAAAAGAAGAAGTGCTTGCTATTGTGCCAGCGACAGCGCCTAAAGAAAAGATTGATAAAGTATTAGCTGTAGCTGATGATGCCGTTATTATGAAAGTATATCGTAATTTCCATGAAGTACAGGAAACGCTTAAAAAACATGATATGGCTGATGATGCTGTAATGATTAGTCGTGTAGGCCTTGATGGAGAAGAAGTATATCGTGGCCTTGATAAGTTACCAGCTGATTTAAAATTAAACTATTTATCCACTGTATTGGCTAAGCGTAAGGATCGCTAACACTATGAAATCATATGCTATTCCAAGAATTGTCATTGCTGGCACCAATTCTGGCGTAGGCAAGACTACCATTGTAGCTGGTTTATTGGCTGCTTTTCACGAACAAGGTAAAAAAGTACAAGCATTTAAAGTGGGCCCTGATTATATTGATCCAGGGTTCCACAAATTGGCCAGTGGCCGAGATTGTTATAATTTAGATACTTGGTTAGTGCCACCTCATAAGATGAAGCCATTTTTTACTGAAATGGCAGGCGATGCAGAGTTAGCAATTATTGAAGGGGTTATGGGTCTTTATGATGGCGGTCGTGAGGGCGTTAGTTCCACCGCTGAAATTGCTAAGTCTTTAGATGCGCCGGTTATTTTAGTGATTGATTGTAAAGCGATGGGAGAAAGTGCGGCGGCTATTGCTAAAGGCTTTAAAGAATACGATACAGCGGTTAACTTTGCTGGTGTTTTATTAAATCGTATTGGTTCGGACAATCATGAGCATATGATTCGAGTGGCTATGGAGCGATTGGGCATTCCTGTGCTTGGTGTCATTCATCGTGATGAGCGGATGCATTCGCCGGAACGCCATTTAGGGCTGACTCCGGTGACAGAAGTAAATCCACAAACGGCGTTAGATACGATTCGTGAAGCGATTAAACAAAGTGTTGATTTAGAGGCTTTGGCTAAACTAGCTGAAGCAGCGCCCACTTTGATTGTGCCAGACCGAGTTGTTACGGCTGCTGAAGGGCCAACAGTACGCATTGGTGTAGCCTATGATGAAGCGTTTTCCTTTTACTATCCGGCGAGTTTACAAGCCCTGGCTGAGGCCGGTGCTGATTTAGTCTATTTTAGTCCTTTAAAAGATAAAGAATTACCAAAGGTAGATGCCCTTTTATTTGGTGGCGGCTTTCCTGAAATGTTCCTCAACCAATTAAGTGAAAATAAATCGATGCTAGTTTCGATTAAGGAGGCGGCTCTTACTGGTATGCCTATATATGCCGAGTGTGGAGGCCTTATGTATCTTTGTGAATCTGTTACTGATTTTGAAGGTCAGGCCCGCCCTATGGTAGGGTTGGTGCCAGCACGATGTGTAATGCAAGCTAAATTACAAAAAGTAGGGTATGTAACAGCCACGGCTCTTCAAGATACTTTGTTAGCTTCTGAAGGCGATAGCCTTAGAGGTCATGAATTCCATTTTTCAACCATGGAACCCGTGGCGCCTATGACAACAGAAACGTTCCCTTGGGCCTTTCAATTTGAAGGTGGTCGTAAAGGACAAGTGTATCAAGGTGGTTATAGTAAAGAGAATATTTTGGCCACGTATTTGCATTTGAATTTTGCGGGTAATGAAGCAGCTGCTGAACGCTTTGTAACAGCGGCTCACGCCTATAACGCAAAGGAGGCCTAAGCCATGGCAGAGATATTGACAAGTAAGTCCTCAAAGGGTGATACTATTGTAGAGGTAGCACCGCATAAGACGTCTGAGGGGCTAATTTTAGTGAATACTGGAAATGGCAAAGGAAAGACGACGGCTGCGTTAGGGGTAGCTTTGCGGGCTGTAGGTAATGGCCTGCGCGTACTAATTTTGCAATTTATTAAAGGTGGCTCTACGTATGGCGAATTAAAAGCGATTAAAGCTTTACAAGAGGCCGGGATGCCTATTGAAATTCGCCCCATGGGAAAGGGGTTTATTTTCCACAATAAGGAAACGTCAGAAACTGATTTAATCGCTCATAAAGCAGCGGCTGATAAAGCGTGGCAGATGTTAACGGATGAGGTTATGTCTGATCGGTGGGATTTAGTTATTTTTGATGAAATTAACTATGCCATAAAATTTGGTCTGCTTCCTGTAGAGCAGGTTGTTACTTTATTAGAGCAAAAACCGGCACGACTTCATGTGGTGTTAACTGGGCGTGATGCTAGGCCTGAAATTATTGCTAAGGCTCATACGGTAACGGAAATGCAAGTAGTTAAACATGCGTATGAGCAAGGGATTAAGGCGGCTCGTGGGATTGAATTTTGATATTGTAAATAAATCGAAAAAAATCGTAATAGACTCTTGAAAAAATATGGGCACATGCTATAATTAAAATATAAGCAGTATATTATTTTAAACTATAAGTAAGTTCTTATAGGATATATTCTTATGACCAAGGAGGTTATCACAATGGCATTAAGCAATTATGTAAAATCTGCAGATTTCAAAAATGAAAAACATGTTCCTGTAATTACGGCTCCTGATACTGTTAAAGCAGGTGAAAAAGTTCGCATTGAATTGGAAGTAGGCAAAGATATTGCTCATCCAAATACAACTGAACATCATATTTCTTGGATTAAATTATACTATGTAGAAGAAGGCACTACGCTTCCATTTGAAGTAGCTCGTCTTGAATTTAATGTACATGGTGAAGCTGCTGCTGGTGCTAATGAAGGCCCTGTATTTGCTGAAGCGGCTGGTGTTGTAGTAGCATCCTTCAAAAAATCTGGTAAATTGATTGCTGCTTCTTACTGCAATATCCATGGTTTATGGGAATCTGAAAAAGATATTGTTGTACAATAATGGCTAAGGGTAGATTATACTGATGTAATCTATTTAAAAAGCGTCAAGACTTTGGTCTTGGCGCTTTTTGTACTTTACAGACATAGCCTTTATATGATAGAGTATTTCTATATATTTTAATAGTTATTTTAGAGATAAAGAGGGATTACAGTGGCCTTAATTGTTAAAAAATTCGGTGGCAGTTCTGTGGCTACGCCGGAAAAAATTTACAATGTAGTAGATCGCGTGTTGCGTGATAAAAAAGAAGATGACCGCGTGGTTGTGGTTGTATCGGCCATGGGTGACACAACGGATGATTTAGTGGCCTTGGCGAAAGCTGTTACATCGCGACCATTTGGCCGTGAAATGGATCGGTTACTATCTACTGGTGAGCAAGTATCTATTGCTTTGATGGCGATGGCTTTTATGGAAAAAGGACAACCAGCTGTATCGATGACAGGGGCCCAGGCTGGTATTTTAAGTAGTGATACTCATGGTAAAGGTCGAATTTTGACAATCGATCCAAGTCGTGTGTTTGCAGCCCTTGAGGCAGGTAATGTAGTCGTGGTGGCAGGTTTCCAAGGTATTACTGATTGTGGTGATATTACGACTTTAGGGCGTGGTGGTTCTGATACAACAGCTGTTGCATTAGCGGGGGCTATGCAAGCTGATGTATGTGAAATCTTCACGGATGTAGAAGGCGTGTATTCTACGGATCCGCGTATTGCACCGAATGCGGTGAAACTTGATGAGATTACATATGGTGAGATGTTGGAAATGGCTCGCTTGGGGGCGGGTGTTATGCAACCTCGTGCTGTTGAAATGGGTAGTCGTTATGGCGTGCCAATTCATGTACGTTCCACATTTTGTGATAAAGAAGGTACCATTATTCGGGAGGATTATACCATGGAAGCAAATAAACATGTAATTCAAGGCGTAGCGGATGACACAAATGTAGCAAAAGTATCCCTCATAGGGGTTAAGAATAAACCAGGCATTGCCCATCTTATTTTCCAAAGTTTAGCGGATAAAAACGTTGATGTGGATATGATTGTACAAAGCGTTCGCACTGTGGAAGATACAATTACGGATATTGTCTTTACGATTACGTTAGATGATGTAGTGATGGCTCGTGAAGTATTAGCATCTTTAAAAACGGCCGGTGACATTGAAGATTTTGTTATTAATGAACAAATGGCTAAGGTATCTATCGTGGGCGCTGGTATGCTTGGTCAGCCTGGGGTAGCGGCGCAGATGTTTGGTATTTTGAGTGAAGAAAATATTAATATTGAAATTATTAGCACTTCTGAAATTAGTATTACTTGTTTAATTGCTGAAGAACGTGTAAAAGACGCAATTCGCGCTATTCATGATAATTTAGTTATTGATAAACGAGGCTAATTGTAGCGTATTAGATGGATGATTAACAGGCTTTCTTTCTTAGTTTTGAAGGAAAGTCTGTTTTATTTTGAAAATATTCCTCAACTTTAGTATAATATACATTGTATACAGTTTTATTTTAAAGAGCATAGTTAAGTATCCATTAAAGGAGTTTTTATATGAAATTAAATGCAATATATAGTGGCTTTACCGTTGAACGGGTTGAGTCAGTAAAAGAATTAAATGGCATTGCCTATATGTTACATCATACGAAATCAGGCGCACGTTTACTTTATATTGATGCTGATGACACCAATAAAGTATTTTCCATTTCCTTCCGTACGCCACCTAAAGATAGTACGGGTGTAGCCCATATTATGGAGCATTCTGTATTATGTGGTTCGCGTAAATTCCCGCTAAAAGAGCCTTTTGTAGAGCTAGTGAAAGGGTCGTTAAATACGTTTTTAAATGCTATGACATATCCTGATAAGACCATGTATCCCGTAGCTAGTAAAAACGACAAAGATTTCCATAATTTGATGGATGTATACTTAGATGCTGTTTTTTACCCTCGTGTAGCGACAGATAAAGAAATCGTAATGCAGGAAGGTTGGCATTATGAATTGGATTCAGCTGAGGATGATTTGACGTATAAAGGCGTTGTATATAATGAAATGAAAGGTGTTTATTCATCCCCTGATTCTATTTTAGAGACTCATATGATGGCGGAACTATTCCCTGATACAACGTATGGTGTAGATTCTGGTGGTAATCCCGATAATATTCCTGAACTTACTTACGAAGGGTTCCAGGCGTTTTATAAGCAATACTATCACCCATCCAATAGCTATATTTTCTTATATGGTACAATGGACATCGAAGAACAATTGCGTTTCATTAATGAGGAATATTTGCAGAATTTTGACGCTATTTCCGTTGATTCTACTATTGCTGTACAAGCTCCCTTTACGGCAGGTAAAGTAGCATCTTATCCATATAGTATTGGTTCTGATGAAAATGAAACTGGTAAAACCATGCATGCTTTGACGTATGTAATGCCAGAAATGACAGTGGCGGATAACTTAGGCTTTGAAATTTTAACGCATGCTTTATTAACATCGCCAGCAGCGCCACTTAAAGAATTGCTTGTAAAAGCTGGTGTAGGTAGTGATGTGAGTGGCTATTATTTAGATAGCCTTCGTCAGCCAATCTGGAATATTTCGGTTACTGGTTCTGAAATGAAGGAACAAAAACGATTACAAGAACTGGTAGAAACAGAATTAGCACGATTAGTAAAAGAGGGGATTGATAAATCGTTATTAGAAGCCTCTTTAAATATTACTGAATTTGCTTTACGCGAAGCTGACTTTGGTGGTCGTCCTATTGGACTCGCTTATGGTATTCGAGTGATGGATCAATGGAATTATGATAAAGATCCTATTGAGGCACTTCGTTATGAAGCGGCGTTAACTACGTTGCGTGAAGGATTAACAGGTCGTTATTTCGAAGAATTAATAGAACGTGCGCTGTTACAGAATCAGCATAAAGCATTAGTTTCTATTTATCCAGAGAAAGGGTTACAGGAACAAAAAGAAAAGGCTGAACAAGAACAATTAGCTACGATTAAAGCTAAGATGAGCCCTGAAGAAATTGAAGCTATTGTAGCCCAGACAAAGGCGCTAAAGGCACGTCAAGCCGCACCAGATACGGAAGAAG
This window encodes:
- a CDS encoding class II SORL domain-containing protein, which translates into the protein MALSNYVKSADFKNEKHVPVITAPDTVKAGEKVRIELEVGKDIAHPNTTEHHISWIKLYYVEEGTTLPFEVARLEFNVHGEAAAGANEGPVFAEAAGVVVASFKKSGKLIAASYCNIHGLWESEKDIVVQ
- a CDS encoding sirohydrochlorin cobaltochelatase; the protein is MSTKGIVLATFGSIYGEAVEKSVGIMEAKIRKSYPDAVIRRVFLADALIEKWNEKYEVPVQSLEGVLAEFKDTGVRDVFVLPFALVADQCYQKMRKAISAFTYTCERHAMRIHVGKPLLSSLGVKNYADDYVATIDAIMKHVNIRALNKSILLMANGQNQLEFSALQLKCLYGNGQNVAVFTSNGFPNFKQALTLLERLDHKDVLVVPLALIGSEHLMDFLGGDRSDSVATLLTDEGYGVTIWNEGLGENPFIQDLFLKHLAQSIRMIERKQQAYQQNQGATREVVRGESVNRESMAV
- a CDS encoding insulinase family protein; the protein is MKLNAIYSGFTVERVESVKELNGIAYMLHHTKSGARLLYIDADDTNKVFSISFRTPPKDSTGVAHIMEHSVLCGSRKFPLKEPFVELVKGSLNTFLNAMTYPDKTMYPVASKNDKDFHNLMDVYLDAVFYPRVATDKEIVMQEGWHYELDSAEDDLTYKGVVYNEMKGVYSSPDSILETHMMAELFPDTTYGVDSGGNPDNIPELTYEGFQAFYKQYYHPSNSYIFLYGTMDIEEQLRFINEEYLQNFDAISVDSTIAVQAPFTAGKVASYPYSIGSDENETGKTMHALTYVMPEMTVADNLGFEILTHALLTSPAAPLKELLVKAGVGSDVSGYYLDSLRQPIWNISVTGSEMKEQKRLQELVETELARLVKEGIDKSLLEASLNITEFALREADFGGRPIGLAYGIRVMDQWNYDKDPIEALRYEAALTTLREGLTGRYFEELIERALLQNQHKALVSIYPEKGLQEQKEKAEQEQLATIKAKMSPEEIEAIVAQTKALKARQAAPDTEEALATIPLLELTDLSPKVERVERHDSKLGKASLHFVPTQAKGINYTAFYFHLDCLTEEELFYAGLLSDMLARVNTKERTYDAIAQDINMNLGGFSADIAALTKYNDRNGYTPLFIVRAKALHAKLPELVRIVTELVSYSEYTDVSRLTELVKETKAIWDTEAFRRGHTIVSNRVMAQVSEVGKFRDLDGLGYFEQLATLANDETALQALPTKLSEVATKLFRPSNVDISFVGETEEFDRFKELLEPALQKWQDGTYDKGQLKITKSYVNEGIVTSGKVQYVAQGGNFRDHGFTPKGAMKVLETILRYEYLWTRIRVQGGAYGAFANFYNNGNFVLCSYRDPNLTETLSVYEELSQYLQNFEISDREMRKYIIGTMSTLDTPITPALRGPRAMSEYFGEGSPEAAERLREEVIDCRQADIRDLAEVVGAVMKDSHISVMGNEQKIKNAGDTFSQVISLPQ
- a CDS encoding sirohydrochlorin cobaltochelatase translates to MKQAILVVAFGTTVASARQNQINPVVEFIKTKYKDLDVRLAFTSRIIVKRLRERGEMIDTEQSAIEALIEEGYESIIVQPLHLIGGEEFDKLKQNILAYQGQGSLQHIAIGRPLLYFLGQEERPDDYEALIETFIKTLPIPKEEGLVLVGHGGMSVGNASYSALQLKLLRKGYHHVRITTLECFPELDDVIIPWEWLDGKRPGRIHIHPLLLVAGDHALHDIFGDDEESVQSTIESAGYEVVRHMKGLGEYRAIQQLYCDHLSDAIAGRYEGRVSHRPSIPNIK
- a CDS encoding cobyrinate a,c-diamide synthase gives rise to the protein MKSYAIPRIVIAGTNSGVGKTTIVAGLLAAFHEQGKKVQAFKVGPDYIDPGFHKLASGRDCYNLDTWLVPPHKMKPFFTEMAGDAELAIIEGVMGLYDGGREGVSSTAEIAKSLDAPVILVIDCKAMGESAAAIAKGFKEYDTAVNFAGVLLNRIGSDNHEHMIRVAMERLGIPVLGVIHRDERMHSPERHLGLTPVTEVNPQTALDTIREAIKQSVDLEALAKLAEAAPTLIVPDRVVTAAEGPTVRIGVAYDEAFSFYYPASLQALAEAGADLVYFSPLKDKELPKVDALLFGGGFPEMFLNQLSENKSMLVSIKEAALTGMPIYAECGGLMYLCESVTDFEGQARPMVGLVPARCVMQAKLQKVGYVTATALQDTLLASEGDSLRGHEFHFSTMEPVAPMTTETFPWAFQFEGGRKGQVYQGGYSKENILATYLHLNFAGNEAAAERFVTAAHAYNAKEA
- a CDS encoding aspartate kinase; translated protein: MALIVKKFGGSSVATPEKIYNVVDRVLRDKKEDDRVVVVVSAMGDTTDDLVALAKAVTSRPFGREMDRLLSTGEQVSIALMAMAFMEKGQPAVSMTGAQAGILSSDTHGKGRILTIDPSRVFAALEAGNVVVVAGFQGITDCGDITTLGRGGSDTTAVALAGAMQADVCEIFTDVEGVYSTDPRIAPNAVKLDEITYGEMLEMARLGAGVMQPRAVEMGSRYGVPIHVRSTFCDKEGTIIREDYTMEANKHVIQGVADDTNVAKVSLIGVKNKPGIAHLIFQSLADKNVDVDMIVQSVRTVEDTITDIVFTITLDDVVMAREVLASLKTAGDIEDFVINEQMAKVSIVGAGMLGQPGVAAQMFGILSEENINIEIISTSEISITCLIAEERVKDAIRAIHDNLVIDKRG
- the cobI gene encoding precorrin-2 C(20)-methyltransferase translates to MKGKLYGIGVGPGDPELMTVKAARIVGEADIIITPKTEKKDGSVALNIAKPYIQDHTEIVPVVFPMVLDDNAQAAGWEEARKVILGYLEAGKNVVFLTLGDPMFYSTYMYVYRLIENTGFEIETIPGVTAFCAIGSHLGYPIVEKEEVLAIVPATAPKEKIDKVLAVADDAVIMKVYRNFHEVQETLKKHDMADDAVMISRVGLDGEEVYRGLDKLPADLKLNYLSTVLAKRKDR
- a CDS encoding sirohydrochlorin cobaltochelatase; translation: MSKQFFKKTLATTLAVAALTGFGFLGTQVNAAYQLSDEVKTATPALLEATEIGVRTYNTDNAELAKAPNKDAIVVMSFGTTFKDTRAKTIDAAVNEIKAQHPGVKVVTAFTSHIIIDRIKAKEGITYPTPEEALDQLKAEGYTRVALTTLDVIPGIEYNYKTGVYNQYKHNFKKMTLGTPLMYWMGQEDQTDDIAKTVQAVATQFPKVGPKDAVLIMAHGTPDPSNAYYAVIQDRLDSAGLKNAYIYTVEGWPSLEDIVPQLKAKGINHVTLMPFMMVAGDHANNDMAGDEPDSHKSILQADGFKVDTYIHGLGENQQIRDLFAAHAQEAWEALQKDDVK
- the cobO gene encoding cob(I)yrinic acid a,c-diamide adenosyltransferase, which encodes MAEILTSKSSKGDTIVEVAPHKTSEGLILVNTGNGKGKTTAALGVALRAVGNGLRVLILQFIKGGSTYGELKAIKALQEAGMPIEIRPMGKGFIFHNKETSETDLIAHKAAADKAWQMLTDEVMSDRWDLVIFDEINYAIKFGLLPVEQVVTLLEQKPARLHVVLTGRDARPEIIAKAHTVTEMQVVKHAYEQGIKAARGIEF